GTGGGAAATTTCAGAAGGTtcaggggaataggtcgcggttgctcacagaaccgcggcctattcccccctgcaaccttctgacattcccAAAAGGCAATTGGGAAGGTAGTTGAGGGATTCAGAATgtcagggaataggccgcggttcacTGAGCAATCGTGAcctattaataaattttaaatatttaagggaaTAAACCACGATTGGGCactgaaccgcgacatatagtttgaaaaaaatttcaaaaatgccattttcatttattttttttcaggagaataggccgcagttaagtggggaaccgcggcctatacccATTTATTACCGCGGTTAAGTTTTTAACCGCATCATATTCCTCTTttaggtttaaaaaataaaaaaagccACATAGTTTCGTCTTCTTTGCGAAATAGAAACAGCGTTGCTTCTTCTCCGTCGACGACCACTGTGCAGCCCAGTTCCTTCGATTTTCCAGCGATTTGCACTGtttgaaatcaaatttgttCAGTGCATTTGTCATTTTCATCGTTGGGGAAGAGTTTTGACCGATTAGAATCGTCAAACTTCCACTTGGGGAAGAGTTTGTCCGACCTGCCATTCCTCTCCGGCGTCCCAATCTTCTTTATCATGCCAATTCCTCCTCACCGCACCCATTCCAAGTATTAATTGGGTTCATTCCATGTTTGCTTTCGTTTTTTGGTGCACCATATTTTGTGATATATGATTAgatattaattgtatgattaaatATTTCGTTTATTGGTGCATCATATTTGTATCAAATGCCCGTAATTTGTATTATGATATCGGTATGAATTTGTgaataatgtataataatatatgattagatattaattgtataattgaattgattgtatgattcaATTGATTGTACGACTGAATTGactgtatgattgaattgatttaatatgtaaaattatacagttgtaattttgtaatatctAGGAATGGATAggaattggattaatttaccatgCATTAGTGCtgaggggagaagtgatgatgaagtgaaatttatgtatttgaactttatgtgatgttaaaatacatttgaacatctGTTTGAtgtattgaaattgaatttgaacatGTATTtcatatgcaggtctgtttttgtggtactGGATATCACAAAAGCAGAcctgctattttaaaaaactgcaggcgAATATGTCGTGGTTGTTACCAAAACCGCGGTAGAAAGTATGAGAATATGTTGCGGTTCTGACCAAACCCGTGGTAGAAagtttgtcatttttttatttttttttaaaatgactttTGGCCGCGGTTGTTGTGagaaccgcggtctatttctggtcttttaccgcggttcgaaccgcggcctatagtggaacaattttttattttttaaaaaatggggTTTTGGCTGCGGTTCCTTGTgcaaccgcggtctattcctaGAATTTTTGACCGCGATTACAACCGCAACTTATAGTCACAGACTTTTTACCACGCCTGTATATGTTGTGGTTCATAAACTATGACGTATAAGGAAAAACAACCGTAAAAACGCTTTTAAGCAAGAAAGATTCATGTTCCTCAttcatttaatcaattttatctAACTTtaatgctatatatatatatatatatatatataatagtagcTAAACTTCATTCTATTATATATGGATGTAAGGTCATATATCTTGGTAGCCACATGTttggattaattaattaatgtcttGAATTGAGTAATAGACAACAAGCGGATTCAATCCCTTCCCAGAAACCAGGGTCTATCTAACGCTGATTGGTTTTATGAGATTTGTAAACCTGTTGCTTTTTTACGTTGTCTCCTTCTCAAGCCAGAATCTACACGTGTAACTTAATCCTTCCTCTGCAATGCAACTGCATGGCATCGTGGCACGTGTGTATCCCCGACACGTGGTGCTCAAAACTGAAACAGGAAACTGAgcaattaaaaatcatttatttacttttagaaaaatggCATCTTCTTTCAGTCACCGACTTTTGCATCCTATATATCAGTACCCTTCACTTCGATATTTCATCATTCAAAATCTTGTGCTTGTATTCTTCTGATACATACTGAGATACACTACCATAACTGAGAGAATCACTGTAACTACTACTAGAGATGAGTTCACCTAAGAGAGCTTGGACTGTGTTTGTTGGTGTTGGCGTTGTGGAGGCTTTGAAGGACCAGGGTCTCTGCAGATGGAATTCAGGTTTCAAGTCAGCTCAGCAAAGTGTGAAAAGCCATGTTGGATCGTTTTCACAGGCAAAGAagctttcttcttcctcttctgcaGTGGTTTCTAGCAAAATGCATGAAGAGAATGCGACACTGTCAGAAGAATCCTTGAGGAAAGTCATGTACTTGAGTTGCTGGGGTCCCAGCTGAAGGAAAGAGAAAGACAATATGGAGAAAACTTTTCTGTTCTTTGAATGTGGACCATGAAGAAATTGTGCCACATCGAGAAGGAAATGCCTCTTGCCATGTTTGGTCTGCATTCATTTATATCATTACTACTGCTATCTGTTCATTGTAACAGTAATCATGAAGAATATCAATTCAGTGAATTTCTGCTTCCCTTTTACTAATATTGCTTATTTACATAGCATTGTTTAGAAAGAGAAACAACccaattaatattttgaagCTCTTTTAATTGAAGAGAAATACAAAAACTCAATTAGTACTTATACTTGTATTGTAACCCTTCTAATAAAATATCGACCTATGTTATGTTCATGCACAAGTCATGTATGATTCTGCaacaatatatatactttattaaaTCTGATATAACATGCAATATTCTTTCTCAAAGTAGCTAAATATTATAGCTATTGTGGAGTGCATGTGCAAGAATTATATTATCTCGTCTATAgcttaatatttacttttattaacttaatcacatttttgcataatttattatatatgttacgATAAACTGTTGCACGACCAAAATTTCTCAAGTCAATAATATGATTCTGCAAAGATCGATTTGATGTGTTAGAACATTGGCAGTGCTGTATTTAAGATCTCATTGTTATTTTCATGGTTCTACTGGAAGTAATGCAGACATCAAAgctttttcttgaaaaaatttaaacagtACAATTAATTGATTTAACTTTTCAGTCTTTTATGTGAGTTTATTaaacaaaagtatatttaaattattcaacaaaAACTTACATTGAACCTCAATTATTAGATGCCAAAAGTGTGTTGATTTGCCAAGCAGGCATCATAGTGACAGCAAAAACTTGTActtgaatattttattgtttaagtgAGTGCAACACTTGTATGAAAGGGACAGGTGGTCCTAAAACTACGGATTCATTGAACTTGATTCCAAATCTTTATGCACAGCGAAACCACTGGCTACCCAAAAACCAGTTGCTAGCTAACCAATACTTTATGCCTATGGTTTTTCTAAATCTTTGGCTGTTTCCTCAGTTTAGCAGTTTGTCAGACATCACATTCAAGTGCTTCTTCTCAATATAAAACCACCTTCATTTCAATTGCTCTCTCAATCTAAAATCCTGCAATATATTTCTTCCATTCGTTCAAATCACACTACAGTATCAAGTCCCAATTGGGTTACTTTTTGATCCTTTAAAAATCAAAGCAAGAGTTTCTTTGAAGAAGCCTTATACAAGATGTGTTCAGCAGGCAGAACTTGGGCTGTGGCAGCCAGTGTTGGAGTTGTGGAGGCCTTGAAGGACCAGGGTCTCTGCAGGTGGAATAATGCCTTAAGATCAGCTCAACATCAAGTAAAAAACAACGTGAGATCCTTGTCTCAGGCAAAgaatctttcttcctcttcttctactATGGTTTCTGGTAGATTGAAGGAAGAAGGGAGAAAGCAGTCAGAGGAATCATTGAGGACAGTCATGTACTTAAGTTGTTGGGGTCCCAACTAGAGTCACAAGGCAATTACAAAACTTTGTGTCTAATTTGATTGAACCTTTGTCCCCAAGGGAAGGTGGGGCATAGATTTCATGGTCATGTCCGAGAATTGCTATTCTATTGCGACAGATTTGGATGTAAATTttgatgaatgaaaattatCTGAATGTGTTAATCCATTTCAAATTTATCTGCTTTAACGTTTTCATTGTTTATAATGCTTGGTACCTCTCAGAGGGTGAAACATAAGTTTACACCTTCATTTCACTGTTGAAACTTGCTAGATTTCAgcagacaaaaaataaaaaataaaaattggaagGAAACAccaattattgtttataaaCTTGATTAAACAAGAACTAAAACAGGACTCTTTCTTTTGGGGTTAGAAAATTGAGGCTTTTGAAAAATGCAACTAAATTTGGATGTGCCTTTTCCCcctaacataataataataataaataaataaactactATTATGCTTTGAAACAATTTTGATAAGGATCTCAAAAAGAGATTGCTATGATTCATATCTCCTTGGAAATTACTATTCTCTGGGTAGTGACAGTGCCACACCTGCCCTGGCAGAAACAATCCATGGTCTGGTTTGATTATCATTATGTTAATCTTGAATTGGTATTAggccaaaagaaaaagagaagatgatggttttttatttgaagtaatatgaaaattaattagtaAACTATTATGAGACCTTTTagcaacttttatttatttatagaaagtAGCTTTTGGGCGAGGTTGTTGGATTATTCCAAACatattactaattaaaataattacgaATTCATGATAATAGGatatattattgtataattaGAATAAGAGGGGGATCCAGTTAGGCAAGAGGGGCCATAACAGAGGCAAGAATTAGTGATTTTTGTGGGGTCATTCTTAATAAAATCACTTGCTAGTAATGTTCTACAACCATATTATGTAATGGTGGCTAATAAAGAAGCGTGAAGTAGCTTTATTTTGTGTTCGTTTCAAGCACAGGgataaataacaacaataataataaattaaagggAAGAGAATAAAGCGAAATACCAATCCATGGCTAGATTTATTTCCACCCTGATGTTAGATATGAAGCCAACTTTATTTGGATTGCTGAGTTTGTCTTTGTTCTTATCCCAAATTGCTTTTTGCTTGAAAGAGCAAAAATCACAGCTCATCTTGTGACTGTATTTCGTTTTGGATTAAAGACTATTTTCTTTTGTGATATTATAATAAGGTTCCAAAaagattttgatgtttttaagttatttgtcataaaaatcatttaaaaataactttgcAACTAGAAGCAATTACTATTGGATAGATAAAAGGTGTGATGCCCCTGTTACACATATGTCAAATGTTGATAAGAAGGAGCAAATGATTGCAGAGAAGGGAGAATCACAACAACTGTAAAGCCTGGGAATCCATGGCATAAGCGAAACGGACCTCAAACACACAAATCAAATGCACAGAATTAGCTGCAATGAGTCCGAATCCAATTTTTCATTCCATTCCATCACAGTAAAATTGACGCCACCCTCCCTGCTACCAAATTGTCTCACTCATAAAGGTACTTACCAGTACAAGGTAATTACCACCGTTTTcgacaaaacaagaaaaaaggtTGTAAATCAAACAcgacacaacacaacacaacagaGCCAAGGGTCACATTCAATACCTTGGCTTTTTCTCGGACAGACTTGCTACGTTCGAGCGTTTTTACCAACAGACACAACTCTCATAGTATTTCTGCCATACCTGCCAAATCTACCTTCCTGCTCCTCTCTCTCTGAGCCCAAAGCTTGAAACTTTGCAGGCTTTTCTCTGACCCAGTTGCCGGAAGTGGCGGTGACCGGTGAAATGGAGGTGGAGAGCGAAAAATCAGGGTCTGTTGGGAAGGTTTGGAGTTTTTGTAGAAAGCCATTTTGGCAAACAACTCAcactccatcttcttcttcatcttccacATCTTACAACACGCACAATGTTCACCAGAATAATCTTCAATCTGTTGATAGATCCGGTCAGCATTCTTCAACCACGGTCTCATCAGTGGCAAAGTCTTTCCTCCCTACAAAGAGGAGGCTCCGTCTTGATCCTACAAATAAGCTTTACTTTCCATGTAGGTGTCTCTTGAAACTTGTTTATACCTTCCGACAcatcttttcaatattttatatgttaagtattaaatgaaaaaggaaatatatttaatatcttggacacattaaaaactatttaatactTACAATATAAAGGAAGCAGAGGATTTATATGAAGATATTATAAGAAGATTTAGAATTAttcttttgtgtgtgtgtttcaaTTGCTTGGTCtagatatttcattttcatattgCAGCCTTGTGAATGGGTAGCTCTAATCATAGTTATCATGGCTAAAGTTCACATTTGTccgttcctttttttttaccttGCTTTATTGTTTTGCTACATTTTAAGGTGGCCTGTCTTTTAATAGATGAAATCAAGTATATGATGATGAGAAAACAGATTCATTGATTTGTTTGTAGTGGATGTTAGGTTTGTCCTTGCCTGATTCAATGtgactttgttttttatttgaagatgaACCTGGTAAGCAAGTTAGGAGTGCAATCGCAATCGAAAACACTTGCAAGTCTCATGTAGCTTTCAAGGTGTGGTTTCTATTCCTGTTTTCTTCTTTGCCATCATTTTCTTGTATTCAGAAATTGTGTGAGACAACATTGTCATCATGTTACTCCATCTAATAAATTGGCTATAACTCTGTCATTCATGGTATTCATCGGATGATGTAGAAAACTGTAAGTTTTAGTCTCTACACATGCATGAAAGTTAAGTTTTGGTAAATTACTATGGGAAATGTAATTTGTTGATCATGACCCTCTTCATATAGGGTTTCATCATGGCATATATCTATAGAATGATATCaacacttatatttttatatactgcctttttcttatgtttatcCACTATTTAGGTTACTCCTAATgctgatacattttttttttagtttcaaacAACAGCACCCAAGAGTTGTTATATGCGTCCTCCAGGTGGTGTTCTTGCCCCTGGTGAAAGTATAATTGCCACCGGTAATTTGTGCTTTTAAACTCGTGCTAAGTAACATGGCCAAATGCTTAGAAATTGGTGATTCCTCTTATAACTGTCTCACATCTTTGGCAGTATTCAAGTTTGTGGAGCCACCAGAGAGCAATGAGAaaccaattgaacaaaaaagCAAGGTTAAGTTTAAAATCATGAGCCTAAAAGTGCAAGGTGAAATCGATTATGTACCTGAACTGGTAATTTATTATTGCTCCTTTTGATGATATCTGGCATCAACATCATCGTAGTTTTTATTTGTATCTTAGCTTGTTCATGTAAGATAGATTTTAAACCTCCTTCCTGTTCGTGGAACAGTTAACATTTTCTTGATGGTGTATATGTCTTAAATcagttgtttttttgttgtgtgGAAAAACTGAAGATATTAGTTTAACCAATGATGTTGTTCAAGGAATTTGTATTCTGTGTGTACTGTtgaattttttaagataatttttgcTTATAAATAGTTCAAAGAGATTCCATTTTGTACGAATGGGAGTTTAGCATGTGTTAGTTATTGGAAATAAAGGTGGTTCTGGAACCATTGTGCTGTATGTATCCATGTGAGCACTGTTGAATTCCTTAAAATAACTTGTGCTTATAAATAGTTCTAAGAGATTCTATTTTGTACCAACGGGAATTTGGCATGTGTTATTGGAAAGGAGGTTCTGGAACCTTTGTGCATATTCATAACCtaattttactttctttctgTGTACGTGAGATTTGAtgtatcttatttatttattttctcaacaTCTGCTTGTGACATGTATCATGCTTGAATATACACATTCCTGAACGTTTCCTGATTTTCTTCACGAGTAATGTCAGAACTGAATTTTATATGAACTGCCTTTTCCAGTATATCACTCTTAATCCATTTTATTTAAGATGAGTACATAAGgttttgaaagtaaaaatattatggaaCACTTTTTGTTGCTAGCATTACAACTTTGATTATATTGTACACAACCTACTTACACTGTAATTctcaaattaaagataaataacaaCGAAGAATGCATTTCAAAATGCCTTAAGCTGATTGcaagtattcacaaaatcatttttcacaaTTCATCTTTTGCATGTGTGACTTGCAAGTCTTGGACTTATCCTTGCATTGATAAATAAGCTAAATCTATTGTGTTACTTTGAACATTTTCATCGAAGTGCTTTGGTTTCTTGAATAAATAGGCATGCATTCAGTATACAAAAcaaattggaatttaaaatgtaaatgtgACATAATTTTTCCTGCAGTTTGAAGAGCAAAGAGATCAAGTGGCAATAGAGCAAATTCTACGGGTTGTTTTTGTGGACCTTGAACGGCCTAGTCCTGTAAGACTACATATCTCACACATGACATGACACAAGACCactaccattttattatttgcAGTTACAATTGAAAGCTGCTGTTTCTGTAAGGTACTGGATAAGCTCAAACGGATGTTGGCTGAGGCTGATGCTGCACTTGAAGTGCGAAAGAAACCACCGGAGGAGAAAGGTCCTCAAGTAGCCGGAGAAGGCCTTGTTATAGATGAATGGGTTAGACACTCTTCTTGCCACATTCTTTGTTTGAGTACATAATATATACAGGGCGGCTCAAGAGTTTGGAAGGCTTAAAACAAACTTAAGAATGAGACCTAAGCAAACTCAAGGGTTTTTGAAACCTAAAGCAATTAGTACTAAAAGAACTTTTTtgaggcttttttttttttcttggaggCCTAAAGCACTAGTactgaaagaaaaatgtttagaccttttctttttaaggtCTAAAGCGATGGTTTTACCTGCCTGATCCATGAGCAGGTCTTGAACATATATAGTCACTTACAATGACTATTGCAAAAGTCATATCTGCCATGACTTCTGATCAGTTGAGAATGTAAAATTGTTTGTACCAATAATGCATAAATAACTCTTAGAATATTCTCATTCCATTTTCTAATATTCTGCATCTTTTCTCCTtatgtagaaagaaagaagagaaagatacTTGGCCCAACAGCAGGTCCAAGGTGTTCATTCAGTGTAAAGTGTTTCTCTCCTCCTTTTCTTGGGTCAAGCCCTTAATGTTCTTTGATTGTATACTCTGAAATTGAATTCCAGACTCTCTGATCTGATATGTCATACGTGGTTGAAGCGCCTAGAAAATTGCTACAAAGCAATAATGaaatcctttctttttcattgtcaACAATGTCTATGTTGTCATGTGCGAGTGAAtacttaattttacttttacatcATCTATAATTTTAGCTCGTTTGTTTAAGAAGTAAATGGATTATTCTTGtcttcaacatatttttttttttcctttgaatgATGGATCAATgcaattgattatattaaaatagtatcgGTCTTGATAAGCCATTAGTtgtttatagtttatttatcaGGTGAGAGAAAACAAAGTTGGTAGAATTCATGGCGGCTATAATTATAGTAAGGCTTctttaagtattattttcatCAGTTGGAGATCAAACGAAATCAGAGATCTTATActtcttttttgttaaaaaatgagGTTAGTGATTTGAAACAGTCAGGAAAATTAATCAATAGATGATTAGTTAATAGTCACGATCTATGGATATCTTTTTTAAGGGCTTGTCACTATATTAGTTGGGGACAGTGGAATACGCATTTGAAACGATCTCCTATTTCGTCTTTGATTTGGTTACACTTTTTTGGTACATGATCTGATTATACTAACATTACAACATTCCAAAAATAGAAATGCTTTGCCTTTTACCAGAATGTTTGCTTTTACCTTTGAATCCAAAGGGATCCACTCCAGCAGCTTCTGCATATTGTAGATGTTATACATGATGATAGAGTTATTTCGTTCAAAGCTATTAATTTATTactgttattatattttttaatcaattcacCACTTGGAGATTAAGTCAAGTCAGATATTctaaagacttttttttttttaatttttgtgaataGAGGTTAGTGTCTTGAATGAGTCAGGAAAGTTGGTAAGAACAGATAATTAACTATCAGTCACTgtcattttatatatgtttttaggGCATGTCTTTGTAATACAGTATACAGATGCTGatttaacaaacaaaacaaagtggGTAGGTCCACTTTGAAAATTAAATGAGCATATCTCCTTTTTTTAAAGTGCAATATATAAGTACCAATTATTGGAGCTTATCATGATGTTAATCCTGGGGTTGCCATCACTGATGATAGAGCAGCTGCTATGCCTTTTGGAGCAGAGAATATTAGATAtgttataaaagataaaaaattattgatttgttgttagacaatgataaagaaaaaaaaaaaggttccaGTAAATAATGGTTCTAATGAATAATGTGGTAATAATTTCGTTGAAATTTTGATGGTAAAGATAACATTATGATAGTATAAACTGTGACCAAGAAAATGCTGCAGGTTTTGGGTTAATGGAATAAAGGACACGGAATTGATTCCTTCGCATAAATGGCGAATGTCGAAATTCATTGTACAAGAAATAGGCCAAGTTCATCCATCCtctacaaaacaaaacaacgtGCTTTCCATCCATTCTAGTGGCTTCATACACTGATTTTTTACcaaaaaacatgtaaaagtaACGTCTTCTCTGCATATATGATTGCATAAGCTGTTACTGATTAGAGTGACCACCAACTTGTCTTTTTTTCACATGTTCATCCGAGTACAAACGAAACTAGCTACTTTTACAAGACCATGTTGTATGGTAAAAAACTTCAGTGAAACATCTTTCACTGTCTCAATTGAGGGAGAAGTAATTCCATGCATTCAAATCCACACAATGAAAGTTAGGACTCTACTTTTGCTAATTCAAAATTTTTGGATCCTGATCATTGAGTTAGGTCAAATATTTAGagaaatagttttattatgaGACAATTTTATCACttcaagtaaaaataaataaaattattaacaatatgGTTATACTAGTTATACATATGCGACTCACATCAAACGAAACCATACATCAGCACAtgttaaagagaaaattatagAGACCAATCAAAGAAATACATGAAGAAagagtgaattaaaataataaccttttttaaaaaaaataaatgaatagtttataaaaagtaatgaaTAACAATAGTGACTCAAACTATGATCGAAGGTGGTGTAAAGTGTAAAGTGTAAAAGTGTAAAGAGTAAAAgctgttttttttatcttaaagaaCGAATAGAAAAATGACAAGTGTTATGCGGTGGCGGTGAGAGCGAAAGAGAGAGAATGGAGCCCTGCGGAGGCACGTGATCGCTGCCCTCGGCCCATAACTAATGGATCATCGTACTGCAGGCCCATCCTCCAAGAATGCCACAAACACCAACGTGTCATTGCCACAGTTCCCACACATACACGTATACAATCAAATGAATAAGAAAAGTGCGAAAAAGAATGGGCCATCTGTGAAAGGACAAAACTACCCCTTCACAAAACAACAATCTTCCTAAACCAGAGTTTATGAAACAGACGAACTGAGGATGGGACCCATACTTGGTGAAGaattgaagagagagaaaataaagataaaataagacaGGGACATTAATGTGGGAGGAGGAAAAGATGAGTCATAAGTGACAATTATGTCTCATTCGGATAAGTCCACCACCTGTTTCCTCGAACCACCACTCTTATCCCTCACCAACAATACTAATACTGTCTCTCaccattatattaaattaaacacatcacttaaatttaattaaactttgttATCGCTTGTTGATTTGAGTAgatttaaagagaataaataaaaggatttaaagctaatttttgttattgattatttgaataaattaaaagaagtaaaatagTAAGTGatactaaatttgaaaataaaatttgtaaaaattaatataaaatttaatttatttgatcgattaaaaaaatttatttctaaattcattctcacttaaatccactctcacttatttttaaat
This genomic interval from Vigna radiata var. radiata cultivar VC1973A chromosome 8, Vradiata_ver6, whole genome shotgun sequence contains the following:
- the LOC106771512 gene encoding uncharacterized protein LOC106771512 produces the protein MSSPKRAWTVFVGVGVVEALKDQGLCRWNSGFKSAQQSVKSHVGSFSQAKKLSSSSSAVVSSKMHEENATLSEESLRKVMYLSCWGPS
- the LOC106771343 gene encoding uncharacterized protein LOC106771343 — protein: MCSAGRTWAVAASVGVVEALKDQGLCRWNNALRSAQHQVKNNVRSLSQAKNLSSSSSTMVSGRLKEEGRKQSEESLRTVMYLSCWGPN
- the LOC106769643 gene encoding vesicle-associated protein 4-2 codes for the protein MEVESEKSGSVGKVWSFCRKPFWQTTHTPSSSSSSTSYNTHNVHQNNLQSVDRSGQHSSTTVSSVAKSFLPTKRRLRLDPTNKLYFPYEPGKQVRSAIAIENTCKSHVAFKFQTTAPKSCYMRPPGGVLAPGESIIATVFKFVEPPESNEKPIEQKSKVKFKIMSLKVQGEIDYVPELFEEQRDQVAIEQILRVVFVDLERPSPVLDKLKRMLAEADAALEVRKKPPEEKGPQVAGEGLVIDEWKERRERYLAQQQVQGVHSV